A region from the Campylobacter subantarcticus LMG 24377 genome encodes:
- a CDS encoding complex I subunit 4 family protein, protein MLSLLMLFPFFSAFVALFLQKEDSKSFAILVSFLILALNVFLLLNYHGGIAYEFSLNSLIVNFHIGVDAIALYLMLLCSIMIFLSFVCLDIQDKSVVVSIFLLQFCIIGLFASLDALLFYVFWEFSLIPLIYLIGRYSNNYKAGIKFFIYAFCGSMLMLLAIIYVGFLYYQNFGYWSFDLLAWYKSEFFIPENAQNLVFLGFFIAFAIKSPLFPFHTWAPKVYAKSPTLVSVMLVSFKMAPFGFLRFILPLTPDTLNHYYSLLAVLCIVGILYAALIAFRTKDLKELIAYSSISHLGVVILGIITFTYNGVSGSVFYMFAHGIVTGGLFLAAYMLYKRYHTFDLDFYKNLAKNTPLFSFFFAVLLFSSISLPLTISFVGEFLILQGVASVNLWYALFAGGVIILGAIYMLNIYRNMFFNASEEKLEKLVLKKGEIFVLSVLSALVIYLGVAPSTMLDQIASNVNTVLEIMQTRNIAIENQKIIDSIRGF, encoded by the coding sequence ATGCTTAGTTTGTTAATGTTATTTCCATTTTTTTCAGCTTTTGTGGCTTTGTTTTTGCAAAAAGAAGATAGTAAATCTTTTGCTATTTTAGTAAGTTTTTTGATTTTAGCTTTAAATGTGTTTTTGTTGTTAAATTATCATGGTGGTATAGCTTATGAATTTAGTTTAAATTCTTTAATTGTTAATTTTCATATTGGTGTTGATGCTATAGCACTTTATTTGATGTTACTTTGTTCTATTATGATCTTTTTATCTTTTGTGTGTTTGGATATACAAGATAAAAGTGTTGTTGTAAGTATATTTTTATTGCAATTTTGTATTATAGGATTATTTGCTTCATTAGATGCATTGTTATTTTATGTGTTTTGGGAATTTTCTCTTATTCCTCTTATTTATTTAATAGGAAGATATTCTAACAACTATAAAGCAGGGATTAAATTTTTTATTTATGCATTTTGTGGTTCTATGTTAATGCTTTTGGCTATTATCTATGTAGGATTTTTGTATTATCAAAATTTTGGTTATTGGAGTTTTGATTTGTTGGCTTGGTATAAAAGTGAATTTTTTATACCTGAAAATGCACAAAACCTTGTTTTTTTAGGATTTTTTATCGCTTTTGCGATCAAAAGTCCTTTGTTTCCTTTTCATACTTGGGCACCTAAAGTTTATGCTAAAAGTCCAACGCTAGTGTCTGTGATGCTTGTTAGTTTTAAAATGGCTCCTTTTGGCTTTTTAAGATTTATTTTGCCTTTAACGCCTGATACTTTAAATCATTATTATTCTTTACTTGCTGTTTTATGTATAGTTGGGATTTTATATGCAGCTTTGATTGCTTTTAGAACTAAGGATTTAAAAGAGCTAATTGCTTATAGTTCTATTTCGCATTTGGGTGTAGTGATTTTAGGGATTATTACTTTTACTTATAATGGAGTAAGTGGTTCTGTATTTTATATGTTTGCTCATGGTATTGTGACAGGAGGTTTATTTTTAGCAGCTTATATGCTTTATAAAAGATACCATACTTTTGATTTGGATTTTTATAAAAATTTGGCTAAAAATACTCCTTTGTTTAGCTTCTTTTTCGCGGTATTGTTGTTTTCATCTATCTCGCTACCTTTAACGATTTCTTTTGTTGGAGAGTTTTTGATCTTACAAGGTGTTGCGAGTGTGAATTTATGGTACGCTTTGTTTGCAGGTGGGGTCATTATCTTAGGTGCGATTTACATGTTAAATATTTATAGAAATATGTTTTTTAACGCTAGTGAGGAAAAATTAGAAAAATTGGTACTAAAAAAAGGTGAAATTTTTGTTTTAAGTGTGTTGAGTGCTTTGGTGATCTACTTAGGTGTGGCGCCAAGTACAATGCTTGATCAAATTGCTTCTAATGTTAATACTGTTCTTGAGATTATGCAAACAAGAAATATTGCAATAGAAAATCAAAAGATCATAGATAGTATAAGAGGTTTTTAA
- a CDS encoding tetratricopeptide repeat protein, with amino-acid sequence MLRFLFLFLLSISYVFSFEIVVNQGEEHNRPFTLLHLKDNKEFTCKSVFEFEKIHFECNVLGVSSMQFQNKEFDDFSIFFEKHQTFLTIKIYPKILSKMFSYSQDIFNAKEIESQSGDQSKHFVFIFTKDLRYFKPSDGLNFDIYFDNALMPYIGALDLNSNPIETSKSADFNTYFNIKQEYEAKKYDQVLRDATNAVKRYQGSVFMNEFELYKLRVQNKLFTYELDKDQQVLEQMLGDAKKWLRTYINDKDYTEVMYIMMRIYMGLSQRSNVEYIIDTLNTEHKGDKYTIMALLDYADYLYHLGKKNTANNIYQDVYYSTPDADLASRAALFLARNYLEMQNVKEAKELVSKILDSNPQFFMSDLGNSLLVARAFSNNRAYDISSKIYEYIFTHLSKVENEYERVLKDLALSLLNANEHTKAQKYLDLYAEEFPLGEFLSLIKEAQDKNFLYLKDTNASFLHQRYEEIMQKYAGEIASKALFDNVELYFQEKNYEKVVAYQKDIEKYSNKEIKKLLEQAAILVLDQKLKNDECLDAVKIYEDFKAYNIGSKIQNKKRMLECFKRTTRMEEAKKYIIENENDDIIFYKLQSADLALKDKNYQNAIKMINDILNTRTIISDNEKFEANYIKFFAELKLQDYNAMIRTLQKLEQFPMNYRMVELYYEFLRYCERNNFITSILTYAPKAIDYQNLIGVNLFSPDLEFIYIKALRQSNQAQKALTLFKDLLANPLKDDERAHTFYMQSNVYEDLNQTNQQRQSLQKCLDINATSNWQNLCKDKLNVLNTQP; translated from the coding sequence ATGTTAAGGTTTTTATTTTTATTTTTACTCAGTATAAGCTATGTGTTTTCATTTGAAATTGTTGTTAATCAAGGGGAGGAACATAACCGACCCTTTACGCTTTTACATTTAAAAGACAATAAAGAATTTACATGTAAAAGTGTTTTTGAATTTGAAAAAATACACTTTGAATGTAATGTTTTAGGTGTAAGCAGTATGCAGTTTCAAAACAAGGAATTTGATGACTTTTCGATTTTTTTTGAAAAACACCAAACTTTTTTAACAATCAAAATTTATCCTAAAATACTATCTAAAATGTTTAGCTATTCTCAAGATATCTTTAATGCCAAAGAAATTGAAAGCCAAAGCGGTGATCAATCCAAACATTTTGTATTTATTTTTACTAAAGATTTGCGTTATTTTAAACCTAGCGATGGACTTAATTTTGATATATACTTTGACAACGCACTTATGCCTTACATTGGCGCTTTAGATTTAAATTCTAATCCTATAGAAACTTCAAAAAGTGCTGATTTTAATACTTATTTTAATATCAAGCAAGAATATGAAGCAAAAAAATATGATCAAGTTTTAAGAGATGCAACCAATGCTGTTAAGCGTTATCAAGGTAGTGTATTTATGAATGAGTTTGAGTTGTACAAGTTAAGAGTGCAAAATAAACTTTTTACATACGAGCTTGATAAAGATCAACAGGTCTTAGAGCAAATGCTAGGAGATGCAAAAAAATGGCTAAGGACTTATATTAACGACAAAGATTATACAGAAGTTATGTATATTATGATGAGAATTTATATGGGCTTATCGCAAAGATCAAATGTCGAATACATCATCGATACTTTAAATACAGAGCATAAAGGTGACAAATACACCATTATGGCTTTGCTTGATTATGCAGACTATTTGTACCATTTGGGTAAAAAAAATACTGCAAATAATATTTATCAAGATGTGTATTACTCTACACCAGATGCTGATTTGGCAAGTAGAGCTGCATTGTTTTTGGCAAGAAATTATTTAGAAATGCAAAATGTCAAAGAGGCTAAAGAGCTTGTTAGTAAAATTTTAGACTCTAATCCTCAATTTTTTATGAGTGATTTGGGTAATTCTTTGTTAGTAGCAAGGGCATTTAGCAATAATAGGGCGTATGATATTAGTTCTAAAATTTATGAGTATATTTTCACACATTTAAGTAAGGTTGAAAATGAATACGAAAGAGTGCTTAAGGATCTTGCTTTGTCTTTGCTTAATGCAAATGAACACACAAAAGCACAAAAATATCTTGATTTATATGCAGAGGAATTTCCTTTAGGAGAATTTTTAAGTTTAATTAAAGAAGCACAAGATAAAAATTTCTTGTATCTAAAAGATACTAATGCAAGCTTTTTACATCAAAGATATGAGGAGATTATGCAAAAGTATGCCGGTGAAATTGCTAGTAAGGCTTTATTTGATAATGTTGAATTGTATTTTCAAGAAAAAAATTACGAAAAAGTAGTGGCATATCAAAAAGATATAGAAAAATATTCTAACAAGGAAATCAAAAAATTATTAGAGCAGGCTGCGATTTTGGTTTTAGATCAAAAATTAAAAAATGATGAGTGCTTAGACGCGGTCAAAATTTATGAAGATTTTAAAGCTTATAATATAGGAAGTAAAATTCAAAATAAAAAACGAATGCTTGAATGCTTTAAGCGCACAACGCGTATGGAAGAAGCAAAAAAATATATCATTGAAAATGAAAATGATGATATTATTTTTTATAAACTTCAAAGTGCAGATTTGGCTTTAAAAGACAAGAACTACCAAAATGCTATAAAGATGATTAATGATATTTTAAACACAAGAACCATTATCAGTGATAATGAAAAATTTGAGGCAAATTATATTAAGTTTTTTGCTGAACTTAAATTGCAAGATTATAATGCTATGATAAGAACTTTGCAAAAACTAGAGCAATTTCCGATGAATTACCGCATGGTGGAGTTGTATTATGAGTTTTTGCGTTATTGTGAGAGAAATAATTTCATCACAAGCATTTTAACATATGCTCCAAAGGCAATTGATTATCAAAATTTAATAGGGGTAAATCTTTTTAGCCCAGATTTAGAGTTTATCTACATCAAAGCACTAAGACAAAGCAATCAAGCACAAAAAGCATTGACTTTGTTTAAAGATTTGTTGGCAAATCCTTTAAAAGATGATGAACGCGCGCACACATTTTATATGCAAAGTAATGTATATGAAGATTTAAATCAAACAAATCAACAAAGACAAAGTTTGCAAAAATGTTTAGATATTAATGCAACAAGTAATTGGCAAAATTTGTGTAAAGACAAATTAAATGTCTTAAACACTCAGCCTTGA
- the mqnP gene encoding menaquinone biosynthesis prenyltransferase MqnP, protein MPILKEKLKDILELIVFKHSIFALPFLFTSMIVASVILNDSTWFGFKALFLGVICAVSARNFAMAINRLMDEDIDKNNPRCVNRPNIDGRIGKISILLFIILNAIIFVLASYFINKLAFALSLPVLFILAIYSIFKRFSSLAHLVLGFCLGLAPIAGSIVVLGSIEIYSVILCLGITFWTAGFDLLYALQDMEYDKKMGLHSIPAKFGLETTLFISAFCHVLAVLFWLLFVWVAPTGNIAFLGVIISAIILFFEHHIVRKNFAKIDKAFFTLNGYLSMVFFIFIWVDLLWR, encoded by the coding sequence ATGCCTATATTAAAAGAAAAATTGAAAGATATTTTAGAGTTGATTGTTTTTAAGCATTCTATTTTTGCTTTACCTTTTTTATTTACTTCAATGATTGTAGCTTCTGTTATTTTAAATGATAGCACTTGGTTTGGCTTTAAGGCTTTGTTTTTGGGTGTTATCTGTGCAGTGAGTGCAAGAAATTTTGCAATGGCAATTAATCGTTTAATGGATGAGGATATTGACAAAAACAATCCAAGATGTGTAAATAGACCTAATATTGATGGGCGCATAGGTAAAATTAGTATTTTACTTTTTATTATTTTAAACGCTATTATTTTTGTTTTGGCAAGTTATTTTATTAATAAATTAGCCTTTGCTCTTTCTTTGCCAGTATTATTTATTTTAGCTATTTATTCAATTTTTAAAAGATTTTCATCCTTAGCACATTTAGTATTAGGATTTTGCTTAGGGCTTGCTCCTATTGCAGGTAGCATTGTGGTTTTGGGAAGTATTGAAATTTATAGTGTGATTTTGTGTTTGGGTATCACTTTTTGGACAGCTGGCTTTGATTTGCTTTATGCTTTGCAAGATATGGAGTATGATAAAAAAATGGGTTTGCACTCTATACCTGCTAAATTTGGACTTGAAACAACCTTATTTATCTCAGCATTTTGTCATGTTTTAGCAGTGCTTTTTTGGCTTTTATTTGTTTGGGTAGCTCCAACAGGAAATATTGCCTTTTTAGGTGTGATAATTAGTGCGATTATTTTATTTTTTGAACACCACATTGTTAGAAAGAATTTTGCAAAAATTGATAAAGCATTTTTTACTTTAAATGGTTATTTAAGTATGGTGTTTTTTATATTTATTTGGGTTGATCTTTTATGGAGATAA
- a CDS encoding 7-carboxy-7-deazaguanine synthase QueE — translation MEVVETFLSLQGEGKYSGNLAVFVRFAGCNFNCIGFGVKKEQNSKILLGCDTIRAVFTQEFKACYQSYKTKELFDEVVKLANSHQAIVVITGGEPLLNYQKPEFLCFVNLLLENDFKVHFETNASIEIDFEKYPLYKKCYFALGVKLSNSGVKKEKRINEKALRAFKKYPRDSFYKFVLDRDFLEENKALEEIKEILQICKNEVFCMPMGANGLEISKNALSVAEFCIKNGYNYSDRMHIRIWGDKEGV, via the coding sequence ATGGAAGTTGTCGAAACTTTTTTAAGCTTGCAAGGTGAGGGAAAATATAGCGGAAATTTGGCTGTTTTTGTTAGATTTGCTGGGTGTAATTTTAACTGTATTGGCTTTGGGGTGAAAAAAGAGCAAAACTCTAAAATACTTTTAGGGTGCGATACCATTAGAGCGGTTTTTACTCAAGAATTTAAAGCTTGTTATCAATCATATAAAACAAAAGAACTTTTTGATGAGGTTGTAAAACTCGCAAATTCACACCAAGCTATAGTTGTCATTACGGGCGGAGAACCTTTGTTGAATTATCAAAAACCAGAATTTTTGTGTTTTGTTAATTTGCTTTTAGAAAACGATTTTAAAGTACATTTTGAAACCAATGCAAGTATTGAAATTGATTTTGAAAAATATCCACTGTATAAAAAATGTTATTTTGCTTTAGGGGTAAAGTTAAGTAATAGCGGAGTAAAAAAGGAAAAAAGAATTAATGAAAAAGCTTTAAGAGCTTTTAAAAAATATCCTAGAGATAGCTTTTATAAATTTGTTTTAGATAGGGATTTTTTAGAGGAGAATAAAGCCCTAGAAGAAATCAAAGAAATCTTACAAATTTGCAAAAATGAAGTTTTTTGCATGCCTATGGGTGCAAATGGATTAGAAATTTCTAAAAATGCCTTAAGTGTTGCTGAATTTTGTATAAAAAATGGATATAATTATTCTGATAGAATGCATATTAGAATTTGGGGAGATAAAGAAGGCGTATGA
- a CDS encoding 6-pyruvoyl trahydropterin synthase family protein — protein MIIRKMFEFENAHIVRFCSSKRCKTSIHGHSYKVEILLESQYLDNAGMVYDFGLLKDEIKQIIDSFDHAITLYQDDDKAYLEDMKKHSQRWVSLPVNVSAENFVRIFFVLIDTLLLKTKMVNGEQGVSLKSIIVHETRTGYAQGFREDAYSEFLSKINLADIEFSQAIIDEWKDKDFFKKLQDSNFVFVNQKEV, from the coding sequence ATGATTATTAGAAAAATGTTTGAATTTGAAAATGCTCATATTGTTAGATTTTGTAGCTCCAAACGATGTAAAACGAGTATACATGGACATTCTTACAAGGTAGAAATTTTACTTGAAAGCCAATATCTTGATAATGCTGGAATGGTGTATGATTTTGGTTTGCTAAAAGATGAAATTAAGCAAATTATCGATAGTTTTGATCATGCTATTACTTTATACCAAGATGATGACAAAGCTTATTTAGAAGATATGAAAAAACACTCTCAAAGATGGGTAAGTTTACCTGTGAATGTCAGTGCAGAAAATTTTGTACGCATATTTTTTGTACTGATTGATACCTTGCTTTTAAAAACTAAGATGGTTAATGGTGAGCAAGGTGTTAGTTTAAAAAGTATTATTGTGCACGAAACAAGAACAGGTTATGCGCAAGGTTTTAGAGAAGATGCTTATAGTGAGTTTTTATCAAAGATCAATCTAGCGGATATTGAATTTTCACAAGCTATAATTGATGAATGGAAAGATAAAGATTTTTTTAAAAAACTTCAAGATTCAAATTTTGTTTTTGTTAATCAAAAGGAGGTATGA
- the moaA gene encoding GTP 3',8-cyclase MoaA — MLVDSYGRVIDYLRISVTQRCNFRCLYCMPKTPFEWSSKENLLSFEELFMFVKVCIDEGVKKIRITGGEPLVRKDLYKFIAMISEYKQDIDLALTTNASLLKQQAKDLRQAGLKRVNISLDTLKEEIAFKLAQKNILKDVLNGINEALELGFKIKFNTVALKGINDSEFIDLLEFAKVCKSQIRFIEFMENYHAYGDLKGLKSAEILNIIAQKYSFKQGQKSPNAPASIYELEDGYEFGIIDPHSHDFCDSCNRIRLSAEGLLIPCLYYDEALSIKKAIRNKDIAGACEVLKTVIKNKSEKNRWAENENNQSSTRAFYQTGG, encoded by the coding sequence ATGTTAGTAGATAGCTATGGAAGAGTGATTGATTATTTAAGAATTTCAGTAACACAAAGATGTAATTTTCGCTGCCTTTATTGTATGCCAAAAACTCCATTTGAATGGAGTTCCAAAGAAAACCTTTTATCATTTGAAGAACTTTTTATGTTTGTTAAAGTTTGCATTGATGAAGGGGTTAAAAAAATTCGCATTACAGGTGGTGAGCCTTTAGTAAGAAAAGATTTGTATAAATTTATTGCTATGATTAGTGAGTATAAACAAGATATAGACTTAGCACTTACTACTAATGCTTCTTTATTAAAACAACAAGCAAAAGATTTAAGACAAGCAGGTTTAAAAAGAGTTAATATCTCACTAGATACCTTAAAAGAAGAAATAGCTTTTAAATTAGCTCAAAAAAATATACTTAAAGATGTGTTAAATGGTATTAATGAGGCTTTAGAATTAGGCTTTAAGATTAAATTTAATACTGTAGCGCTTAAGGGGATTAACGATAGTGAATTTATTGATCTTTTAGAATTTGCTAAAGTGTGCAAAAGCCAAATTCGCTTTATAGAATTTATGGAAAATTATCATGCTTATGGAGATTTAAAAGGCTTAAAATCAGCAGAAATTTTAAATATTATTGCTCAAAAATATTCTTTTAAACAAGGACAAAAAAGTCCAAATGCACCTGCGAGTATTTATGAGCTTGAAGATGGGTATGAGTTTGGTATTATTGATCCACATAGTCATGATTTTTGCGATAGTTGTAACCGTATAAGACTTTCTGCTGAAGGTCTTTTGATACCTTGTTTGTATTACGATGAGGCCTTAAGCATTAAAAAAGCTATACGCAATAAAGACATAGCAGGAGCATGCGAGGTTTTAAAAACGGTGATAAAAAACAAATCAGAAAAAAACAGATGGGCTGAAAACGAAAACAATCAAAGTTCAACAAGAGCTTTTTATCAAACAGGTGGATAA
- the miaA gene encoding tRNA (adenosine(37)-N6)-dimethylallyltransferase MiaA — protein sequence MFFEFALIGTTASGKTELANKLAYEFNASILSLDSLCVYKQIEIASAKTEQKTLNELDYFGINLLNVNEHFNIALFFEEYKKAKDFAQKNNQMLIITGGTSFYLKALMDGLSENFKESQSTLSNDEIYHLMIKIDPQAKIEKNDTYRLKKWLGIYEQTNKIPSEVLKETKQEALIKKLDIFEISWQKDLLEKRIIKRTKNMLNEGLIEEAKMLFDNYDHHLKALNSIGLKECKDFLDKKINLNKLEELIIIHTRQLAKRQRTFNKKFNKEILDFQNAYENLKAYILKKISRLSV from the coding sequence ATGTTTTTTGAATTTGCACTCATTGGAACCACTGCAAGTGGTAAAACAGAACTTGCCAATAAACTAGCCTATGAATTTAATGCAAGTATTTTAAGCCTTGATAGTCTTTGTGTGTATAAACAAATCGAGATCGCTTCAGCAAAAACAGAGCAAAAAACCCTAAATGAGCTTGATTATTTTGGTATAAATTTATTAAATGTCAATGAGCATTTCAACATCGCATTGTTTTTTGAAGAATACAAAAAAGCTAAAGATTTTGCTCAAAAAAACAATCAAATGCTTATTATCACAGGTGGAACTAGTTTTTATTTAAAAGCCTTAATGGATGGTTTGAGTGAAAATTTTAAAGAAAGCCAAAGCACGCTAAGTAATGATGAAATTTATCATTTAATGATAAAAATTGACCCACAAGCAAAAATAGAAAAAAACGATACTTATCGTTTGAAAAAATGGCTTGGAATTTATGAGCAAACTAATAAAATTCCAAGTGAAGTTTTAAAAGAAACCAAACAAGAAGCTTTGATTAAAAAACTTGATATTTTTGAAATTTCTTGGCAAAAAGATCTTTTAGAAAAACGCATTATCAAACGCACTAAAAATATGCTAAATGAGGGTTTAATAGAGGAAGCTAAAATGTTATTTGATAATTATGATCATCATTTAAAAGCATTAAATTCCATAGGTTTAAAAGAATGCAAAGATTTTTTAGATAAAAAAATAAATTTAAATAAGCTTGAAGAACTCATCATCATCCACACAAGACAACTTGCCAAAAGACAAAGAACTTTTAATAAAAAATTCAATAAAGAAATTTTAGATTTTCAAAATGCCTATGAAAATTTAAAAGCTTATATTTTAAAAAAAATATCAAGGCTGAGTGTTTAA
- a CDS encoding NADH-quinone oxidoreductase subunit N has protein sequence MGDFSLDKLNFVLLFPVLSLLFWAIVLLLLGAFKNLSRNFYIGASVIALLSTLCFLLVCNGFGLKDSHAFFGLFVSDNYAIFAQIVILAFSMLYLLIDKDEQKPEFFSLFLFMVASLILMVSSTNLIVIFLALEGSSLALYTLIALRGTHNAVSSSIKYFTLAAVGAGFFVFACAFVYLKTKSLDLDNLLHSEYISDPILLCAGVMFLVIVGIKLSIAPFHFWLKDVYCGVHTNFIAFISIVPKITMIIVVLRIFSALGGGVKFEYIVALLAIFSMLTVSIVALIQKDAKKMLAYSSITHSSFILAVIVSSMSVSSQGDGTSYLLSIFALFVYWISFAFANYGIFLILSLFQKSSFESFSGLFDQRPVLSVVLAIFILCIAGIPPFGIFWGKILILVSILNSGYYVLVFAIALSSMIMLYAYLKILIYIFFKKGQEIEAGNLDVKQKVVLSLCLVGSLSCVFLLL, from the coding sequence ATGGGTGATTTTAGTTTAGACAAATTAAATTTTGTATTATTATTTCCTGTGTTGTCTTTGCTTTTTTGGGCTATTGTGTTGCTTTTGCTGGGAGCGTTTAAAAATCTTTCAAGAAATTTTTATATCGGAGCAAGTGTTATAGCTTTGCTTAGTACTTTGTGCTTTTTGTTGGTTTGCAATGGCTTTGGGCTAAAAGATTCTCATGCTTTCTTTGGATTGTTTGTTAGTGATAATTATGCCATTTTTGCTCAAATTGTAATTTTGGCTTTCTCGATGCTTTATTTACTGATTGATAAAGATGAACAAAAACCTGAATTTTTCTCTTTGTTTTTATTTATGGTTGCATCGTTGATTTTAATGGTTTCTAGCACTAATTTAATTGTTATTTTCTTGGCATTAGAAGGTTCATCTTTAGCACTTTATACACTCATTGCTTTAAGAGGCACTCATAATGCTGTGAGTTCTAGCATTAAGTATTTTACTTTGGCTGCGGTTGGAGCTGGATTTTTTGTGTTTGCGTGTGCTTTTGTGTATTTAAAAACTAAGTCTTTAGATTTGGATAATTTATTGCATTCTGAATATATTTCAGATCCTATTTTGCTTTGCGCAGGAGTGATGTTTTTGGTGATAGTTGGCATAAAGCTTTCTATTGCGCCTTTTCACTTTTGGCTAAAAGATGTATATTGTGGAGTGCATACTAATTTTATAGCTTTTATTTCTATTGTGCCAAAAATTACCATGATCATAGTGGTTTTGAGAATTTTTTCTGCCTTAGGAGGTGGAGTGAAATTTGAATATATAGTGGCATTATTAGCTATTTTTTCTATGTTGACAGTTAGTATCGTAGCTTTAATTCAAAAAGATGCAAAGAAAATGCTCGCATATAGTTCGATTACACATTCTTCTTTTATATTAGCTGTTATTGTTTCGAGTATGAGTGTGAGTTCTCAAGGAGATGGCACTTCTTACTTGCTTTCAATTTTTGCTTTGTTTGTGTATTGGATTTCTTTTGCATTTGCAAATTATGGAATTTTCTTGATTTTAAGTTTATTTCAAAAAAGTTCGTTTGAGAGTTTTTCGGGTTTGTTTGATCAAAGACCTGTTTTGTCAGTCGTTTTAGCTATTTTTATTTTATGTATAGCGGGCATACCACCTTTTGGTATCTTTTGGGGTAAAATTTTAATTTTAGTTTCTATCTTAAATTCAGGATATTATGTGCTTGTGTTTGCCATAGCTTTAAGTTCTATGATCATGCTTTATGCGTATTTGAAGATTTTAATTTATATTTTCTTTAAAAAAGGACAAGAAATAGAAGCAGGAAATTTAGATGTAAAACAAAAAGTGGTTTTAAGTCTATGTCTTGTAGGAAGTCTTTCATGTGTGTTTTTGCTTTTGTAA